ATCCTCGACAACTACGCCTTCATTCGCACCTCGGGCTACCTGCCCGGTCCGAACGACGTGTACGTCTCCCTCGCCCAGGTCCGCAAGAACGGCCTGCGCAAGGGCGACCACATCACCGGCGCGGTCCGCCAGCCGAAGGAAGGCGAGCGGCGCGAGAAGTTCAACGCGCTCGTCCGGCTCGACTCCGTCAACGGCATGGCGCCCGAACACGGCCGCGGCCGCCCGGAGTTCAACAAGCTCACGCCGCTGTACCCGCAGGACCGCCTCCGCCTGGAGACGGACCCGGGCGTGCTCACCACCCGCATCATCGACCTCGTGTCGCCGATCGGTAAGGGCCAGCGCGGTCTGATCGTGGCCCCGCCGAAGACCGGTAAGACCATGATCATGCAGGCGATCGCCAACGCGATCACGCACAACAACCCCGAGTGCCACCTGATGGTCGTCCTGGTCGACGAGCGTCCGGAAGAGGTCACCGACATGCAGCGGTCGGTCAAGGGTGAGGTCATCTCCTCGACCTTCGACCGTCCGGCCGAGGACCACACCACGGTCGCCGAGCTGGCCATCGAGCGCGCCAAGCGCCTGGTGGAGCTGGGTCACGACGTCGTCGTGCTGCTCGACTCGATCACGCGTCTGGGCCGTGCGTACAACCTCGCCGCCCCGGCCTCCGGCCGCATCCTGTCCGGTGGTGTCGACTCGACCGCCCTCTACCCGCCGAAGCGCTTCTTCGGTGCGGCCCGCAACATCGAGGACGGCGGCTCGCTGACCATCCTCGCCACCGCCCTGGTGGACACCGGGTCCCGCATGGACGAGGTGATCTTCGAGGAGTTCAAGGGCACCGGCAACATGGAGCTCAAGCTCGACCGGAAGCTCGCCGACAAGCGCATCTTCCCGGCCGTCGACGTCGACGCCTCGGGTACGCGCAAGGAGGAGATCCTGCTGGGCGCCGAGGAGCTGAACATCGTCTGGAAGCTGCGCCGGGTGCTGCACGCGCTCGACCAGCAGCAGGCGATCGAGCTGCTGCTCGACAAGATGAAGCAGACGAAGTCGAACGTCGAGTTCCTGATGCAGATCCAGAAGACGACGCCGACTCCCGGCAACGGCGACTAGTCGGCCGTACGTCCCTCGAAGGCCGGTCCCCGTCACGTCAGTGACGGGGACCGGCCTTTCGGCGCTGAGAGGAGGGGGGGACCAGTTCACCCTCTTCTCACTCAAGCACCCCTGGGGGGACCTGACTTGTTCACAACCATGTCCGGCGCCGGTCGGCACAGACGCCGGATACGCATCGCCCTGCCCGTCTCCGCGGCAGGTGTCGCCGTCGCCGTCGCCGCCGCGCTGCTGACCACCTCCGCCGAGGCGGCGACGCCGCTGCCGCAGCCCTCCGTCGAGCCCGCCACCAGCTCACCGTCGGCCGCCGAGCTGGAGCGGCGGCTCGCCACCGCGATCGCCGGCGACGACGCGGCCGGGCAGGCGCCGGCGAAGGCGTCGTACGCCGCCGGGACCACCGAACAGGGCATCGACCCGAAGATCATCGGCGGCACCACCACGACCATCGCCTCCGCCCCGTGGATGGCCCAGCTCTGGTACGGCGACGACAAGGGCACCGCCGACACCGCCGACGACGTCGGCTTCTTCTGCGGCGGAGCGGTGGTCGCGCCGACGAAGATCCTCACCGCCGCGCACTGCGTCGCCGGGTACGACTGGCACCGCAACGGCTTGGTGATCACCGGCACCGCGCAGCTGCCGTCCGTCGACGACCAGGGCTACATCACCGACCTGCACGGCGGCGCCATCACCGGCGTCTGGCGGCAGTGGCACCACTCGTCGTACCGCTCGTCGACCCTCGACGCGGACCTCGCGGTCCTCACCCTGCCGTACGCGGTCAAGGCGACGCCGATCCGCATGACGACGGCCGGGGACACCGCCTCGTACGCCGCGGGGACCAGCGCCAAGGTGTACGGCTGGGGCCGGACCAGCTCCACCCACGACTACATCTCCGAGACGCTGAAGACGGCCACGCTGCCCGTCCAGTCGGACAGCACGTGCACCACCGCCTACGGCTCCTGGTTCATCAAGGGCCACATGGTCTGCGCGGGCACGCCCGCCACCGGCAGCGACGAAGGCACCACGACCGCCTGCAACGGCGACTCCGGCGGCCCTCTGGTGGTCAACAACCGGATCGTCGGCATCGTCTCCTGGGGCGTGGAGGACTGCGTCGCCGCGGGCGCCTACAGCGTCTTCACCAAGGTGACCACGTACGTCGGGGCCGCCTACCCGCGGGTGGACGACACCAACTTCGACGGCGACCACCGGGGCGACCTGTGGCTGCGCAGCGCGTCCACGGACACCGGCTACTCCCGGTACTCCCGGGGCACCTCGTTCGTGGCCGGTGAGAACTGGGGCTACTGGGCCGGCGTGAACTCCGTCGTGCAGGCCGACCTGGACCGGGACGGCTACCAGGACCTCGTCTACCGCCGCAGCAGCGACGGCGACGTCTTCTGGGCGCACTACGTGGTGTCGAGCAACTCCTGGGTCACCCAGCGCATCGCCGACAACTGGAAGACCCGCACCCGCATCCTCGTCCCGGGTGACGTCACCGGCGACTACCTGCCCGACCTGCTGTCGGTCGACTCGGCCGGCGCGCTGTGGATCTACCCCGGCAAGGGCAACGGCACGTTCGCTACGCGCGTGCAGTTCGGCACCGGCTGGAACCAGTACAACGCGCTGAAGGGCCAAGGCGACTTCACCGGCGACGGCAGGACCGACCTCATCGCCCGCAACGCGAGCAACGGCTACGTCTACCTGTACAAGGGCACGGGCAAGGCCACCGGGGCGTTCACCAGCCGGATCAAGGTGACGACCTGGAGCAGCTCGACGTACAACACGCTCGTTACGGTCGGCGACGTCAGCGGCGACGGCCGCGCCGACCTCCTGGCCCGCACGCCCGGCGGCACCCTCTACCTCTACCGGGGTACCGGCAACGCCACGAGTGAGTTCTTCGCCACACGGGTCTCGGTCGGGACCTACTTCAAGGGGTACGACATCCTCGCCTGACACCGCAGGTGAGCCGGGAGACATCCGGCCCGCCACCGCTACGCACCGTGCCCACCCGAGCCCCGGGTGGGCACCGTGCGTCGTGCGACCCCGTCCCGAGTTTCCCCGCCCGGCCCGGCGGGGCGACGATGGAGCGGGTACGGGGTCGCGCCGACGACCGAGTCCGAACGCCATCGCAGGGGGTACCCGACCGACGGGAGCCGAGGAGCGCATGCCTGCCGACAGCACGCCGCAGTCCGGCATACCGGGTGAGCCCGGCGCACACGG
This region of Streptomyces chromofuscus genomic DNA includes:
- a CDS encoding trypsin-like serine protease, translated to MSGAGRHRRRIRIALPVSAAGVAVAVAAALLTTSAEAATPLPQPSVEPATSSPSAAELERRLATAIAGDDAAGQAPAKASYAAGTTEQGIDPKIIGGTTTTIASAPWMAQLWYGDDKGTADTADDVGFFCGGAVVAPTKILTAAHCVAGYDWHRNGLVITGTAQLPSVDDQGYITDLHGGAITGVWRQWHHSSYRSSTLDADLAVLTLPYAVKATPIRMTTAGDTASYAAGTSAKVYGWGRTSSTHDYISETLKTATLPVQSDSTCTTAYGSWFIKGHMVCAGTPATGSDEGTTTACNGDSGGPLVVNNRIVGIVSWGVEDCVAAGAYSVFTKVTTYVGAAYPRVDDTNFDGDHRGDLWLRSASTDTGYSRYSRGTSFVAGENWGYWAGVNSVVQADLDRDGYQDLVYRRSSDGDVFWAHYVVSSNSWVTQRIADNWKTRTRILVPGDVTGDYLPDLLSVDSAGALWIYPGKGNGTFATRVQFGTGWNQYNALKGQGDFTGDGRTDLIARNASNGYVYLYKGTGKATGAFTSRIKVTTWSSSTYNTLVTVGDVSGDGRADLLARTPGGTLYLYRGTGNATSEFFATRVSVGTYFKGYDILA
- the rho gene encoding transcription termination factor Rho — its product is MSDTTDLMGARVEETAAAPATDASAPASGAGSRRRRGTGLEGMVLAELQQVASGLGIRGTARMRKSQLIEVIKEAQAGGTSQALSGTGGGGAPAKTAEAAAETKPKRRATSKARTGDEAPAEKAAKTAEAPADKAVAQQQIEIPGQPSPKLSAPLEQGGAPADDAPAERRRRRATAEAGSPETVAAEARSESRADTSGPQGDAGDGGEGRRRDRRERGRDRDRDRDRRGKGDDQQQNQGQGQGQQRQQQGGGGQGQSDDDFDGGRRGRRGRYRDRRGRRGRDEMGGGEPQIAEDDVLIPVAGILDILDNYAFIRTSGYLPGPNDVYVSLAQVRKNGLRKGDHITGAVRQPKEGERREKFNALVRLDSVNGMAPEHGRGRPEFNKLTPLYPQDRLRLETDPGVLTTRIIDLVSPIGKGQRGLIVAPPKTGKTMIMQAIANAITHNNPECHLMVVLVDERPEEVTDMQRSVKGEVISSTFDRPAEDHTTVAELAIERAKRLVELGHDVVVLLDSITRLGRAYNLAAPASGRILSGGVDSTALYPPKRFFGAARNIEDGGSLTILATALVDTGSRMDEVIFEEFKGTGNMELKLDRKLADKRIFPAVDVDASGTRKEEILLGAEELNIVWKLRRVLHALDQQQAIELLLDKMKQTKSNVEFLMQIQKTTPTPGNGD